A single genomic interval of Macadamia integrifolia cultivar HAES 741 chromosome 6, SCU_Mint_v3, whole genome shotgun sequence harbors:
- the LOC122081476 gene encoding nudix hydrolase 3-like, protein MGIYLAFYLFPFYQELLSISLIKSMYVSFLAGCFRSIRFGLEEAHGKGQALQFNWLFEKEAFVLHSDGTFSVNFTKVEEAVESLSRKILTIQAKGDKEAAKLFLQEYGKMTDPLRLALEKLENIQVPVDIAPIFHIADKMLEKNHEQM, encoded by the exons ATGGGCATCTATTTGGCATTTtatcttttccctttttatcaGGAACTGCTTTCAATAAGCTTGATTAAATCTATGTACGTTTCTTTCCTTGCGGGATGCTTCCGATCAATACGTTTTGGGTTAGAAGAAGCTCATGG AAAAGGTCAAGCACTGCAGTTTAACTGGTTATTCGAAAAAGAAGCTTTTGTTTTGCACTCAGATGGAACATTTTCTGTCAATTTTACCAAG GTTGAAGAAGCTGTGGAGAGTTTGAGCAGGAAGATACTCACCATACAGGCAAAAGGTGACAAGGAAGCTGCGAAATTATTTCTTCAGGAATATGGTAAAATGACAGATCCTTTGCGGCTTGCGCTGGAGAAATTAGAAAACATCCAG GTGCCAGTGGATATCGCTCCCATATTTCATATTGCTGACAAAATGTTGGAGAAGAATCATGAGCAAATGTGA